tttcttgcTGACCTTATATACTGGCCAGGTACTTCCAATGGTTGATTGAGGAAAGAGACTACACTGACCCGCAGCTGCATACATCGTATGCTCTCTCACTTGCCAGATCAGCACTTGAGTGTGTTGAAGTTCAAAATGGTATCCAAGAAGCTGATGTTCCAAATGGTAGTGAGGCACATGATAGCAATGTTGGAagtatttctttgtttgaagTTGACGTACGAGAAAGATTGCAGGCCTTTTTGCAGTCTTCAGATCTATATGATCCTGAAGAAATCTTGGAATTGGTAGAAGGATCAGAACTGTGGTTGGAAAAGGTTTGTCTGtcaaatttgtttccttcGATTTTGAATGGTTCTTAAAAAGTGTCATTTAGATGTGTATGCGCACATAGGATGCTTCATGATTATGTTGGTGCACCgattttttattcaatggATTTTTTACTGTCAAAATTATGTGTGTTTGCCCATTTGTcatgtgtaatttttttttatttgataggCAATCCTATACCGAAGGATTGGGAAGGAGACATTGGTCCTCCAAATTCTTGCTCTGTAAGTTGATTTAAATACCAAGAAGtgataaagaacaaaactgaATTGTCTATCTGATTGTGTGAGcaaatatagtttattttattgtgaATTTGAATGTGGTTACTGATAAGATCTTCTCTGGTTGGGCGCCAGGAAGCTTGAGGATTGTGCAGCTGCAGAGCAATATTGTGTAGAGATTGGAAGACCAGATGCATTTATGCAGTAGGTTCTTTTCCTTCATTTCGTTACTTATTGTGAATGCCATTGTATGATCTTTTTTCCTTGTGAAATCcctttaaacaaaaagtttatctTAGGTTGCTTGATATGTACCTGGATCCTCAAAATGGTAAAGAACCTATGTTCAAGGCTGCTGTTCGTCTGCTCCACAACCACGGGGAATCCCTTGATCCTTTGCAAGTATTGGACGTAAGAAACCCAGTCCTCCTCCATATGTGAAAAAGACACTGATATTGCCTCTTATCCTACAGCTTTTTCATTTGGTAGTTGTTTGATGATAGAGctgatatctttttttatatgcaGAAATTGTCTCCTGATATGCCCTTAAAACTGGCATCAGATACAATTTTGAGAATGCTGAGGGCTCgggttcatcatcatcgtcaagGCCAGGTAAAAATTCACAACCCCTACCAATTGTGTGTTTTTAGTTGTCAAATTTGCCATGTGTAACAGTAATATGTACATTTAAATGCTAAGAAGAGATAATTATTGAAAGTAGCATAGATAAACTTATCAAAAAGTTGTTACTCTGTTAAAAGTGCCTTCAATCTGTATGTGGTGTGGGTATAGCTTTAGTGTCTGAATGCTCTGAATTCAATTGTTACAGATCGTACACAATATCTCTCGTGCATTGGATGTAGACTCGAGGTTAGCAAGATTAGAAGAAAGATCACGTCACATGCAGATAAATGATGAGAGCCTCTGTGATTCCTGCTATGCCCGTCTGGGAACTAAATTATTTGCTATGTACCCCGACGATACCATTGTCTGTTACAAGGTTAGTCCCCCGCTTACAATATAATTCTGTTGCATGCTATATCCAAATTCATTAGGGATTAAGTATATCTTTCTTGCACGGTTTCTTTTCTCTGAGGGTATTTTTGTTgttcctcttccttcttctcagTGTTACCGACGCCTGGGTGAATCAAAGTCAGTAACAGGCCGCGACTTCAAACGAGATGTTCTGATAAAACCCGGTTGGTTAGTTAACCGGTAGCAGAAGAAGCCCATCTTGTTCCGCATCAATTGGCTTTTTTTCACTTGACCTCTAACCCTCACAAACACAGAGTTGGTACAGTACATACAGCAGCTCACGCAGTTTCCCTTGCTACAAATAATGAAGAACATAAGGATCTCCGTTCGATCGCCATAGCTTCATCAAGCTCGTCTCTAGACTTGTGTAGAGAGATTCGAATCGGCAACATTTCAAAAGTTCTTCATCTTACTGTAAATGGTGGAAGGCATCGTGTAGTTCTATAGGCATTTTCGCCTTTGAGACAGTTAAACATGGACAAATGTAACTATGGGTTCCTCTAATACCTTGTTGTAGTCTCACTTTAGCTTATTTATGTAATACTTTCTTCTCAAGACGAAGGACTCGTTTCgctaataattaaaaataataaattataaaaaccagaaaaacgagtaaaaaaagcagagaagaaaaatcaaacatacaTACACACAAGTCTCGCTAAGAGAAGGTCTTGGGAAGAAGACGATTCGTCGATTCAGGTTTCTGctatcatcttcctcttcggGACACAGTTTCCCTTTTCCTTTCTTCGTCGGAATCGCTTCTCTTCACTCACCGGTTGGAGAAACAGTTAAattctgacaaaaaaaaatgtcgaTTAATATGAGAACGCTAACGCAAGCACTAGCCAAAACGGCTGCAGTGATTGAGAAGACGGTTCAAACCACAGTCCAGGAGGTTACAGGTCCCAAACCTCTACAAGACTACGAGCTTCTCGATCAGATCGGTTCCGGTGGTCCTGGTCTCGCTTGGAAGCTTTACTCCGCCAAGGCACGTGACTCCACGCGGCCTCAGCAGTATCCAACAGTTTGCGTCTGGGTGCTTGATAAGCGCGCTTTATCTGAGGCTCGTGCTAGGGCGGGATTATCTAAAGCTGCTGAAGATGCGTTTCTCGATTTGATTCGTGCTGATTCGGGGAAGCTTGTGCGGTTGAGACATCCCGGTGTGGTTCATGTTGTTCAGGCGCTTGATGAGAATAAGAATGCTATGGCTATGGTTACGGAGCCGCTCTTCGCATCCGTGGCTAATGCGCTTGGGAATGTGGAAAATGTTGATAACGTTCCCAAAGATCTTAAGTCCATGGTGCGTTAGAATTTGAGCAATTGAGTGAGCAAATGGAAGATAGTTTACTGTTTCTTATAATTGTTGTAGGAGATGAGCTTGTTGGAGGTGAAGCATGGTCTTCTCCAAATTGCAGAGACATTGAACTTTCTTCATAATAACGCCCATCTTATTCATCGTGCTGTATCTCCGGAGGTTGCTTTTCGAAATTTATAGTCAATGCTTGTTCATCTTCCTTGAAGctgttttggtttatgtacAACTTCATTTGCAGAACGTTTTTATTACTTCGGCTGGTTCCTGGAAGCTTGCCGGATTTGGCTTTGCTATTTCACAAGCACAGGATGGGAATTTGGATAACTTGCAATCATTCCACTACTCTGTGGGTACTTAAACTTATGAATTATGATCGATTACTAGATTGGCATACAACTTTTTTGATTCAACTCTGGTATCTAGATGAATATCCTATGCATGGATCTATGCAGGAATATGATGTTGAGGACTCAATCCTGCCACTCCAACCATCTTTAAATTATACTGCACCTGAATTGGTGCGGAGCAAAACTTCTTCGGCTGGAGTTTCTTCAGATATTTTTAGTTTCGGATGCCTCACTTATCATTTAGTGGCACGGAAACCATTGTTTGATTGTCATAACAATGTCAAGATGGTATTGCTAAAACCCAAGCTCATTAGTATCTGTTTTAGATGTCTTTACATATTGTCCTGTAGAAAGTGGTATAATATCTGTTCTTGCCGTCACTGATGATGGTTACCTTGCAATTTTTTTGCAGTACATGAACACATTGAACTATTTAACAAATGAAACTTTCTCATCTATACCCTCGGACTTGGTATCTGATTTACAACGGATGCTATCAATGAACGAGTCATATAGACCAACAGCTTTAGATTTCACAGGTAGGAATACTGAGCTTCATGTGGTTTGATTATTTCTTGTGACAAACTTTACCTCCTTGCTTGTTACACTTATATCTTGAACTTGAACTTTCACCTGCAGGATCTAGTTTTTTCCGAAGCGACACTAGGTTGCGTGCCCTCCGTTTCCTTGATCATATGCTTGTatgtatattaaattttaatcatcgTTTCAGACAGACGTGATTTTGATAGTTGGAAACATATAAAACCTTTGGggcatttttttatttattgcaGGAGAGAGACAACATGCAGAAGTCTGAGTTCTTAAAAGCATTATCAGATATGTGGAAAGACTTTGATTCTCGTGTATTACGGTATAAGGTAGTCACTTTCTGGATTCTTTTGCGTATTCTGTTACttaacagaaaacaaatcagttaCTCAAGTGATTTGCCTAGTAACAACTAATCAAACCAGGTTTTGTCAAGCAGGTGCTTCCTCCTCTTTGTGCTGAACTTAGGAATTTGGTTATGCAACCAGTGATTCTTCCCATGGTTCTAACTATAGCAGAGTCTCAGGTGCTTTTTCTAATCTTAAGTACTTACATTTCGTCAATCAGATCGTATTCTATTGGAGGTTTACAGATACCAGTGattctatataaaatttgtttttcttattactTGTGTTATATGACCTATCACATGCACATATACTTAGACCTGATTATTTCAGTTGTACATATGGTGATTGCACAAATAAATACCGGCATTATCAACCTGTCATGTGTTACTTGGAAGTTGCATTGATCTTGGACAAGAATTTCTTTTAGATCTTTACTCATGCTTTAATGATGCTTGAGACCTTAAATAATGATTTGCAGGATAAAAATGACTTTGAGTTGACAACGCTCCCAGCCCTTGTTCCTGTCTTAAGTACTGCTACGGGTGATACATTACTGTTGCTTATAAAGCGTGCAGAGCTAATTATTAACAAGGTAAATCTCTAACCAATATGTATGCAtaactaaaagtctaaaactatGTGATGTATGCATAACTGGAACTATGTTTTTGAACCCTGCGTATTTAGTGTCTGCTAAATTCTACCGATTTGACACAATGGGATAGGGTAAATGAATAAAAGTGCAAAGTATAGTTACTTATCTATGACTTATCTGGTGCCAttacttataattttaaataattggTAGTCCCACACATGAATCCTTATGCTTTCTTACACCAATAaccttcattttcttaaagcTGACACATATTTCTCTCTTGACTTCTATTGCTAACTGCTAATTGCTTCTTTGCTACAATTCTAAATATGCTTAAAATGGTATCACTTTTCTCTTATTCATTTATTATCTTACTCCCTCGGCCCTCAGATCTTTACtattgtgtttttgtataaatttgtAGACTAATGCAGAGCATCTTGTATCACATGTCCTCCCTTTGCTTCTCCGAGCCTACAATGATAATGATGTCCGGATACAGGAGGAAGTTCTGAAAAGATCTACATCTGTTGCTAAACAACTCGATGGTCAGGTAATGCTtgatactttattttatattttttttggatgattttTATCTGAATTGATGATATAAGCTTCAGGATTGATGTGTGCCTTACACAAGCTTACTGTCACatgctttttaattttggctCTGCAAAGTTATTCCATTTGTCGTATGGGTGAGTCAGTTCagttcttatttattttaacttgCCATTGCAGGTTGTAAGGCAAGCAATTTTGCCTCGTGTTCATGGCTTGGCTCTCAAAACCACAGTTGCTGCCGTATGTTAGCCTTGAtttgttcaatttttatgtcttttgAGAAATACATTGATAAAATGAAGAGCTCCTCTAAATAAAGTTTTGAGTAGAACGTCTTGTGGTGCAGGTCAGAGTAAATGCTTTGCTTTGCTTAGCAGAGCTGGTTCAAACACTTGATAAACTCGCTGTTACTGAAATTCTGCAAACAATTCAACGCTGTACTGCTGTTGATCGTTCTGCACCGACCCTTATGTGTACTCTTGCAATCGCAAACGCAATTCTCAAGCAGGTAGGTAAAAGTAGTTTACTTTCTCAATAATATTAGATGtttgaaaatcttaattttcaatatttttcataGTGCCTTCTCCATCATTTCTTTCTAGTATGGAGTTGAATTCACTTCAGAACACGTACTTCCCCTGATTATACCACTTCTCACTGCCCAACAATTGAATGTCCAACAGTTTGCCAAATATATTCTATTTGTCAAAGATATTCTCAGGTATACCTCCGACCAATCCTGTCCTGTTTCCAAGTTCTTATTCCCCTTATAACTGCATACTGTTGTAATTGTTTTCAACATCTGGTTTGTCTATCCTCTGGTCACTGAACAGgaaaatagaggaaaaaagaGGAGTTACCGTAAATGATTCTGGAGTCCCAGAAGTAAAACCAGGCTGTGTGGCGGATGGGCTTCAGTTTCAAacaccaaccaaaaaaactgaaaaggtTGCTTCTGCAGCAAAGAACAGTCCAGCATGGGATGAAGATTGGGCCCTCCCGACCAAAATTTCTGCTCCAAGAGATCCTGGACCCGCAAACTCTCCTCAGTTTAACAATTCTACAGTTCAGTCACAGTCATCGAACCGGACATCAGTACCAACAACATGCCCTGCAGTTGACCTAGAGTGGCCTCCAAGACAATCTTTCAATGCCACTGCTCAGCCAGCTAATGATGAGACTCGGATAAACGCAGCAGGAACACCAACAACTCCGAGTTTTGATGAACTAGACCCTTTTGCTAACTGGCCACCACGGCCCAACAGTGCTTCCACTGCCTCTGGCGGTTTCCATAACAGTACTACCACTCAACCTCCAATCAACAACAGCGGTTCTGGTTTGAGAAACAATTTAACAGACGGTAGGCAGTTTCAGACAACTAACAACGACTTCTGGGCCTTTGGTAATGCCTCCCTCTCTTCTATGAAATCACAGCAAGAGACTTCGGGTATCAGGGCAAGTAACGCAGATCCTTTGACCTCTTTTGGGATTCAGAATCAGAACCAAGGAATGCCGTCTTTTGGAAGCAGTTCATATGGTAACCAGAAGCCGCAAGCAGACATCAGCTCCATATTCAGTTCAAGCAGAACAGAGCAATCTGCGATGAAACTCGCACCACCGCCTTCAATAGCTGTGGGAAGAGGAAGGGGAAGGGGTAGAAGTGGGACATCTATCTCTAAGCCAAATGGTTCAAAGCAGCAACAAACCGAACAGCCATCTTTGTTAGATCTATTGTGAATCTAGCTTTTGGTGAGACATTGAGGTAAAAGACAGTACCTGTGAGAAAACAGACGCATGTgctcattgttttcttcattagtCATTCTAATCTCGTCTGTGATTTATCATAGAGCCTCTGTGCAGTGCAATGGATAGGAGATCTTAATTGTTTTCATCAACATAGTGTATATATCTCTTCCAGTTTGGAATATGTTCCAGAAAAGAATCATTGATTACTCGTTGTACATAATATCTCCTTCTAAATTGATGATTTATAGTTATGTATAACATGTTTTGCAAGAGATTTGAAATCTTCTTATGTATCAATTCAATGCTTGTACCCTTTTTTTATCCCTCGAGTTCTTAAGGTACTTAGTCCCTAGTGATTAACCAAATTAGCCAGCATATTTCTTTTAGAACATATatcattttagaaaatatgttACTAAACGATATGTTTGGGcctttgatgatgaaaaagcTAAGAAcgattttcttttggtatgaAATGTTTGTTATTACTATTCCCTTTAGTATTTACCAAAGACTTCGCAGGGGGTGAAAAAAAGGATCAACCTGATGTTATCATATTACACGTGAATCTCCCAGATCGAGATTTTGCTACAAGAATCAAGAAATATTATGTAGGGATTCGTTGTGGAACGAGAGAAagtgtgttttgtttgcttaACTTTAAATCtcagttttcttataaactttttatagCCGTCTTTTATGCAAAACCCCTTGAGTTTTTCATGCCTTAACTTGTGAATCGTGATAGAGTAAGAAGATTATGGATATTGTTAAGTGTTAATTAAGATCAATTTCATCTTCTACGAGATGGTATTCCTGTACGTTTTCCAATCAAATAACTTCATTTTAccattgttattatttaagaatatgtatatatataagaaagtgAGTTcgatattttcatttgtatgtatataatgTAAAAGATTATACAATAAGACAATAATAAAGAGATTAAGGAATCATTTACGTGTTAATCACACTTGACTTGAGAAACTCTTTTAAATTGAAGTCCTCCTATAGACCCGTCGCCGTTATCTTGGCGCCATTTACGTACCCTCCTTTTTTCTAAATCATAATCCCCAAAATCCCTAACCTAACTAAACTAAATACTACCTAACTAACTACCCTATTATCAAGATTTAAGACATTGTTTATCTATCCCCTAATCGTACGTATTACGCAATGCCACTATCTAAAATACACTTCATTACAGTTTACTGTGGTAAAAAAGATAAGtatcaaacatcaaaactaCCAAGAAATTACCAATTTGTGTCGGTGAACTCATATAGACAAACCTATGTGGTAATCAAActattagttaaaaaaaaattgaacatatTAAGAAGATTACAGAATAATACATGTAATCCTCCACTTGTCAgttctataaaatattaattaaaaaggaaattcaAATTGAAGTAACTAAGAACAGTTTTTTTAGCAGTTAAGCTGAATTTCAAAAAGCCATAATCTTCGCTCTGAATCTCATCAGCCCCGGTCTCCTTCTCtagctatatatatacgtGTGTGATAAAGTCGTACCCTCAAGCCAACACAATAACAAGAATGgcttctcctttcttctttgtgttcCTTCTCTCTGCGCTTTCACTGGAGAATACCTATGCAAGTCCCAATTACAGAGAAGCACTCTCAAAGTCATTACTCTTTTTCCAAGGTCAGCGGTCTGGTCGCCTCCCTAGTGACCAACAACTCTCATGGAGGTCTAGCTCTGGCCTCTCTGATGGCTCATCTGCTCACGTAAGACCCTAAAACTGTATACCCATAGTCAAGTAGTAAAAGCATAGTAAATCCATCTGAATAACACGGTATGAGTTGCAGGTGGACTTGACCGGAGGCTACTATGATGCTGGGGACAATGTGAAGTTCAATTTCCCGATGGCGTTCACCACAACCATGCTTTCCTGGAGCTCTTTGGAGTACGGTAAGAAGATGGGACCCGAGCTCCAGAACTCCCGTGTGGCCATCCGTTGGGCCACGGATTATCTACTGAAATGTGCCAGGGCTACACCAGGGAAGCTTTACGTTGGAGTAGGAGATCCTAATGGTGACCACAAGTGCTGGGAACGACCAGAAGATATGGACACTCCTCGCACAGTCTACTCTGTATCTCCCTCAAACCCTGGCTCTGATGTAGCCGCTGAAACCGCTGCTGCTCTAGCTGCAAGCTCCATGGTTTTCAGGAAAGTAGATCCCAAGTACTCTCGCTTGCTCTTGGCGACAGCAAAGAAGGTCATGCAGTTTGCCATTCAATACCGAGGCGCTTACAGTAATTCCCTTTCCTCTTCCGTCTGTCCGTTCTACTGCTCCTACTCTGGCTACAAGGTAGAGATTCATATGTTTACATTGTTCCAAAACTGAGAAAGACATATCAATGAATCGTTGAAAACTTAACTACTCTTATGATATCAGGACGAGCTACTATGGGGAGCAGCATGGCTACATAGAGCAACCAACGACCCGTATTACACAAACTTCATAAAATCCTTAGGAGGAGGAGATCAGCCTGACATCTTCAGTTGGGACAATAAATACGCCGGTGCCTATGTTCTTCTCTCACGAGTATGTCTCAATCCTTAAAATTCCTAGACATAACTTAACCATTTCCTTCAATGATTTACAAACACATTTCTTTCGCAGCGAGCAGTActaaacaaagacaacaactTTGAACTCTACAAGCAAGCAGCTGAGAATTTCATGTGTAAGATCCTTCCAAATTCTCCATCCTCGTCAACAAAGTACACTAAAGGTAAACTCAACACAGAGTTCTCTCCAAAAGCATTTCAATTACTCAAATACTAAAAGCTATAACTTTCAGGTGGACTGATGTACAAACTACCTCAGAGCAATCTACAATACGTGACATCAATAACATTCTTGCTCACCACCTACGCCAAATATATGAAATCCACAAAACAAACTTTCAACTGCGGAAACTCACTAATCGTCCCCAACGCACTGATAAATCTATCGAAGCGACAAGTCGATTACGTCCTCGGTGTGAATCCAATGAAGATGTCGTACATGGTTGGATTCAGCTCCAATTTCCCCAAAAGAATCCATCACAGAGGTTCCTCTCTCCCGAGCCGAGCCGTCCGTTCCAATTCTCTGGGCTGTAACGGCGGATTCCAATCATTCAGaacacaaaaccctaaccctaacatATTAACCGGAGCAATTGTCGGAGGACCGAATCAAAACGATGAGTATCCAGACCAGAGAGACGATTACACCCGATCAGAGCCAGCTACATACATCAACGCCGCATTCGTCGGACCATTGGCGTATTTCGCCGCCAGCCGATCGCCGTAAATCGCCACTCACTTTAAAGTTGGttgctttgatttgaaaaGTTGGTTAGATAAATCGGTTAGTCTAAAACCCTTACCGCGTAATGGGTAAGGCTATTTCAGATGTAAACTCTAATGGGCTTTTAGGTCCATCATTAATGAACTAATTAGAAACGCCCATCTTTGGCTCTTAAGTGGTTACGGAACTGAACAGAGGGATTAATCTTATGTGGTGTAATTAACCCTTTTTCGAGACGACTAATGATTCGAAACTAAGTGACACCATCAATATCAACTTGGCAATGGTCGAACTTATATAGCGAGTTTTACGCCATGCTTCCAATAAAACTACCATCACAGTGACAATGTTGTTTCCTGAATATGTAACTTTCGGATTATTGGCTAAATAAATCACTACGAAGACTTTTTCATTTGGTTCATCGATGATATAATAAGATGAAGAATGATTTTGTCCAGTAGATGAGTTAACTAAACCGAAAagattataaaacaatatattgaAGTATAAAACGACGTATAAGAAGAAGGATTGAAAATCGCCAGCTGTGAAGGGAACACAATCGAAAGCTGGCTTTCACGTTAACGTGCCGCACAAATCACAGctcatcatcttccttctttctcttttttccacTTACCTTTTTGTCGTTTTCCCTGTCCGAAATTaaagtgttttattttgtcgaGGCATATAGTCCCAATAATCAGTTCACAATTTTATTAAGAAGTTGACATTCTATAgaccttttttgtttaaatatttatatatagaccTTTTTATTAGTCTTCAAAACTTGCTTCAAAATAGTAacccaaaactcaaaagagaaCTCTAGGCTTAACATCATTGTCCAATTCTAAATTGTGTTGTTATAACTAACTCATCAACActtctaattaattttatgaaatccATTAAAGTTACGAGTTCAACATACATGTATGGAAAACGATAAACACAGAGCACAAAATTTCGGAAATTGTAACTTTCCGTAAAAAGGAATAAacctaaactaaaataaaatcaatcaatcaataaaattGCCGAAATTTGTAAACCCTGGACcaatccatcttcttcttcttcttcttcgcctctctctctaatcaaaatttttgtcaatttgAAGTCTCTTTGACTCTTCTTTCACCGCCGCAGTTAAAAACCTCGtgtgattcttcttcttcatatagATTCCCAGAAACATCGAAACTGGTGAACCGTGTACGCTTCGTCGTTAGTGATGCGGAGACGAAAGATATCGCCGGAAAATCATTGGCCTAGATTCAATCCATTAGAGACTCATCGGAGACGTCTACGTTAGCGTACCcaatcctcctcctcttctggGTTGTTTGCTGATCACAcatatcttctttcttcgatTCTCTCTCAGgtgattctttctttctccgaTCACTTTTCCGGTCTATTGTGTAATCCACGCACCAAAAAATCAGATCTTGGAACTCAAATTCCTTATTTGCAGCTTGAGTTTATTAAAAGTCTTTGTCTTTCTGGGTTTATACTATAAGTTGATTAACTTTGACATCTAATGTGTATTTGCTGGTAACAGGGCGTGTCCTGTGTAATCGTTTAGTGGATGTGCAATGCAAAGGTCGTGTAGAACTAGAAGAAGAGTTTCTGTGAACAAGTTTAATGGAAGGAACAGCTTTTACAAAGtctctttgtctctt
This sequence is a window from Arabidopsis thaliana chromosome 1 sequence. Protein-coding genes within it:
- a CDS encoding kinase family with ARM repeat domain-containing protein, encoding MSINMRTLTQALAKTAAVIEKTVQTTVQEVTGPKPLQDYELLDQIGSGGPGLAWKLYSAKARDSTRPQQYPTVCVWVLDKRALSEARARAGLSKAAEDAFLDLIRADSGKLVRLRHPGVVHVVQALDENKNAMAMVTEPLFASVANALGNVENVDNVPKDLKSMEMSLLEVKHGLLQIAETLNFLHNNAHLIHRAVSPENVFITSAGSWKLAGFGFAISQAQDGNLDNLQSFHYSEYDVEDSILPLQPSLNYTAPELVRSKTSSAGVSSDIFSFGCLTYHLVARKPLFDCHNNVKMYMNTLNYLTNETFSSIPSDLVSDLQRMLSMNESYRPTALDFTGSSFFRSDTRLRALRFLDHMLERDNMQKSEFLKALSDMWKDFDSRVLRYKVLPPLCAELRNLVMQPVILPMVLTIAESQDKNDFELTTLPALVPVLSTATGDTLLLLIKRAELIINKTNAEHLVSHVLPLLLRAYNDNDVRIQEEVLKRSTSVAKQLDGQVVRQAILPRVHGLALKTTVAAVRVNALLCLAELVQTLDKLAVTEILQTIQRCTAVDRSAPTLMCTLAIANAILKQYGVEFTSEHVLPLIIPLLTAQQLNVQQFAKYILFVKDILRKIEEKRGVTVNDSGVPEVKPGCVADGLQFQTPTKKTEKVASAAKNSPAWDEDWALPTKISAPRDPGPANSPQFNNSTVQSQSSNRTSVPTTCPAVDLEWPPRQSFNATAQPANDETRINAAGTPTTPSFDELDPFANWPPRPNSASTASGGFHNSTTTQPPINNSGSGLRNNLTDGRQFQTTNNDFWAFESEPRNAVFWKQFIW
- a CDS encoding kinase family with ARM repeat domain-containing protein, with amino-acid sequence MSLLEVKHGLLQIAETLNFLHNNAHLIHRAVSPENVFITSAGSWKLAGFGFAISQAQDGNLDNLQSFHYSEYDVEDSILPLQPSLNYTAPELVRSKTSSAGVSSDIFSFGCLTYHLVARKPLFDCHNNVKMYMNTLNYLTNETFSSIPSDLVSDLQRMLSMNESYRPTALDFTGSSFFRSDTRLRALRFLDHMLERDNMQKSEFLKALSDMWKDFDSRVLRYKVLPPLCAELRNLVMQPVILPMVLTIAESQDKNDFELTTLPALVPVLSTATGDTLLLLIKRAELIINKTNAEHLVSHVLPLLLRAYNDNDVRIQEEVLKRSTSVAKQLDGQVVRQAILPRVHGLALKTTVAAVRVNALLCLAELVQTLDKLAVTEILQTIQRCTAVDRSAPTLMCTLAIANAILKQYGVEFTSEHVLPLIIPLLTAQQLNVQQFAKYILFVKDILRKIEEKRGVTVNDSGVPEVKPGCVADGLQFQTPTKKTEKVASAAKNSPAWDEDWALPTKISAPRDPGPANSPQFNNSTVQSQSSNRTSVPTTCPAVDLEWPPRQSFNATAQPANDETRINAAGTPTTPSFDELDPFANWPPRPNSASTASGGFHNSTTTQPPINNSGSGLRNNLTDGRQFQTTNNDFWAFGNASLSSMKSQQETSGIRASNADPLTSFGIQNQNQGMPSFGSSSYGNQKPQADISSIFSSSRTEQSAMKLAPPPSIAVGRGRGRGRSGTSISKPNGSKQQQTEQPSLLDLL
- a CDS encoding kinase family with ARM repeat domain-containing protein (Protein kinase family protein with ARM repeat domain; FUNCTIONS IN: protein serine/threonine kinase activity, binding, protein kinase activity, kinase activity, ATP binding; INVOLVED IN: protein amino acid phosphorylation; LOCATED IN: cellular_component unknown; EXPRESSED IN: 23 plant structures; EXPRESSED DURING: 13 growth stages; CONTAINS InterPro DOMAIN/s: Protein kinase, catalytic domain (InterPro:IPR000719), Armadillo-like helical (InterPro:IPR011989), Serine/threonine-protein kinase domain (InterPro:IPR002290), Armadillo-type fold (InterPro:IPR016024), Tyrosine-protein kinase, catalytic domain (InterPro:IPR020635), Serine/threonine-protein kinase-like domain (InterPro:IPR017442), Protein kinase-like domain (InterPro:IPR011009); BEST Arabidopsis thaliana protein match is: ARM repeat superfamily protein (TAIR:AT1G71410.1); Has 26365 Blast hits to 24990 proteins in 1293 species: Archae - 12; Bacteria - 3236; Metazoa - 8918; Fungi - 4021; Plants - 3829; Viruses - 24; Other Eukaryotes - 6325 (source: NCBI BLink).) produces the protein MSINMRTLTQALAKTAAVIEKTVQTTVQEVTGPKPLQDYELLDQIGSGGPGLAWKLYSAKARDSTRPQQYPTVCVWVLDKRALSEARARAGLSKAAEDAFLDLIRADSGKLVRLRHPGVVHVVQALDENKNAMAMVTEPLFASVANALGNVENVDNVPKDLKSMEMSLLEVKHGLLQIAETLNFLHNNAHLIHRAVSPENVFITSAGSWKLAGFGFAISQAQDGNLDNLQSFHYSEYDVEDSILPLQPSLNYTAPELVRSKTSSAGVSSDIFSFGCLTYHLVARKPLFDCHNNVKMYMNTLNYLTNETFSSIPSDLVSDLQRMLSMNESYRPTALDFTGSSFFRSDTRLRALRFLDHMLERDNMQKSEFLKALSDMWKDFDSRVLRYKVLPPLCAELRNLVMQPVILPMVLTIAESQDKNDFELTTLPALVPVLSTATGDTLLLLIKRAELIINKTNAEHLVSHVLPLLLRAYNDNDVRIQEEVLKRSTSVAKQLDGQVVRQAILPRVHGLALKTTVAAVRVNALLCLAELVQTLDKLAVTEILQTIQRCTAVDRSAPTLMCTLAIANAILKQYGVEFTSEHVLPLIIPLLTAQQLNVQQFAKYILFVKDILRKIEEKRGVTVNDSGVPEVKPGCVADGLQFQTPTKKTEKVASAAKNSPAWDEDWALPTKISAPRDPGPANSPQFNNSTVQSQSSNRTSVPTTCPAVDLEWPPRQSFNATAQPANDETRINAAGTPTTPSFDELDPFANWPPRPNSASTASGGFHNSTTTQPPINNSGSGLRNNLTDGRQFQTTNNDFWAFGNASLSSMKSQQETSGIRASNADPLTSFGIQNQNQGMPSFGSSSYGNQKPQADISSIFSSSRTEQSAMKLAPPPSIAVGRGRGRGRSGTSISKPNGSKQQQTEQPSLLDLL